Genomic DNA from Synergistaceae bacterium:
CTCAATATCTTTCGGCATAGGAATATCAGGGTCGGTGATCTGAGCCAGCTTTGACACATCGTCTTCAAAATTCTTCAAAGTTATCTGATCCCTGTCGATATCGATATATTCAGGTATCGCGTTACGGATGAGATAAAGCGCGTTCCTGAGGTTAGCGGATGCCTGGGAGCCGCTCATATCCTGCCAGAATGCGGCCTTAAGCTGGTTTCTGGTGACAGATCCGTTCAAAGCGACATATATGATCATCATCTCTGCCTTCCGCAGGGTGAAAACAAGTCTTTGTCCGTCAAGCTCTATATAGGGGTTGCCCAGAAAATGCAGGAACAGCGCCAAAGTAAAACCTCCGATTTTTTTAGGTCCGCGATGTATGTAATCATGCCAACAACCGCAAAACACCGATCCTCCGGCTGCGCAAAGCGTCAAAAAAACGTCAAAACAGCGCTGCCCAACAGCCTCTACACCGGTATCTGATATTTTGACGGTCCATTGACGCGTAAAGTATAAACTTATAAATTGAAAAAGAGACAATACAATTATACCGTGAATATATGATTTACCGGCAGGGGGGATCGGTTTGAAGATAGAACTGACGGTCAACGGCAGGACAAGGACCGCGGAAGTCGAGGCTACATCGCGCCTGATCGACATTCTGAGGGATCAGTTCCGGCTTGTCAGCGTGAAAGAGGGATGCGGCGCAGGGGAATGCGGCGCCTGCACGGTGCTCATGGACAATGAGGCGGTCTGCTCATGCGTCGTGCCGGCAGTACAGGCCGACGGCCATGATATAACCACTGTGGAAGGGCTGGAAGAAAACGGGGAGCTCGACGTTATCCAGCAGTCGTTTCTTGAATGCGATGCGGTCCAATGCGGGTTCTGCACTCCTGGCATGATAATGTCAGCCAAGGCGCTGCTTTTAAAAAAACCATCTCCATCCAGGGATGAGATAAAGACGGCCCTCGCGGGCAATATATGCCGCTGCACCGGCTACGTTCAGATAGTGGACGCTGTGGAGACCGCCGCGGCGCACATCAGGGGGAAACAGGCGCTATGACGATACTTATCCGGCCGGAAAGCATCGATGATCTTCTGGCAGACATAAATGAATATCGTGCATCAGAAAGACACCTTTTGGCTGGAGGGACCGACTGGCTCATCAGGAACCGCAGATCTCTGCCCGAAAGCTCCGTCGTATTCGACATGTCCCGCCTGAAGGAACTTCGCGGCATAAGGCTCACGGGATCCGGCCTGCTGGTCGGCGCTATGGAGACGATGAGCTCCATCCACACTAACGGTCTTGTGCGGCAGTACGGCGCCGCGCTGTCGGATGCAGCCTCCGTAATGGGATCCGTGCAGATCCGCAACAGGGCGACCGTAGGAGGCAACCTCGCAAATGCGTCGCCGGCGGCCGATACTCCCTGCGCATTGGCCGCCCTGGATGCGTCGGTGATGATCGTCTCGCCGAAAGCGGCCAGGACCATCCGGGTCGAAAATGTGCTTTCGGCTTCACCGAACGTGAATACCCTTTCAGACGACGAAGTGGTAACGGGTTTTAACATCCCGCTGAGGAAGGGGTACATCTCAGCCTTCAAAAAAATAGGAAGCCGCAGCGAAGTGAGCATCGCGCGCATAAATATGGCTGTTTCCCTCTGCTGCCGGGACGGTCTGTTCTCCGATGTCCGCGTCTATGTAGGCACGCTCGGAACTGCCGCCAAGAGATGCCGCGATGCTGAAAAGGCGTTGGCTCAGCCTGGCACGGACCGCATGGCGAACTTCAAAGAAGCCCTGGCCGGATTCGCGGAGCAGATGATACCCGGAAGGTCTACGCTGCCATATAAAAAGTCCGCAATACAGGGACTCGGCGAAGATATCCTAGCCATGCTGGCCGTAAGGGGAAAGGCGGCAGAACAATATGGAGAGTAGTACGGCGAATAACGGGCGCTTCAAATACATCGGCAAAAGGATACTCCGCGCCGACGGGAAGGATAAGGTGCAGGGGCGGTATAACTACCTTGCAGACGAGCGGTTCCCCGATGCCCTTACGGGAGTCCTTCTGCTGAGCCCCTATGCGAATGCCGTCGTCAAATCGATAGACACATCCGCAGCGAAGCAGACCGACGGGGTCGAGATACTTACATATCTGGACGCCCCGCAGAATAAGTACAACAGCGGCGAATGGTTCTCCGGACAGAATGACCATAGGGATGAGACCGTTCTGACCGGACATGCAAGACACGTCGGAGACAGGATCGCTTTGGTGCTGGCCGACACGGAGGAAAAAGCAAGGAAAGCGAAAGACCTCATAAAGGTCGAATATGAGATATTACCTGCCGTAACAGACCCGCATACGGCAGCCGACCGCGCCGGAGATCTCCACGAAGACGGGATCAGGGAATTCACGGGCAGTTTCAGCTATGGAGACGTTGATTCCGCATTCAGGACCGCCGCACACATCGGATCGGATACCGTTTCCACTCCAAAGATCCACCACGCCGCAATGGAAACTCATTCCGTCCTCGCCATACCGCGCCCTGAAAATGTCATAGAGGTGCGCACGCCATGCCAGATAATATTCGGGGTGCAGCATGCCATCGCGCAGGTGCTGCCTCTGCCCCTGTCAAAGATAAGGGTGGTCAAGGTCAACATGGGCGGCACTTTCGGCGGGAAGCAGGAAGTTGTCTTCGAGGTCCTCTGCGCATGGGCCGCCTGGAGGCTCAGAAGGCCCGTCTTTATAAACACGGACAGGGAAGAGACGATCATATCCACGCGCACAAGGGCCGCTGTCATCGGTAAAGTTGAAACCGCCGTCGACGAAAGCGGCTTAATACTCGGAAGGCGTTTCGACCTGCTCGTCGATGCCGGAGCTTATCTTACGGGCACAAAAAAAGTCATGATGGCGATGGGCAAGAAGACATCCAGGCTGTACAGGATCCCGGCCCTCAGTTTCAGCGGAAAAACCGTGCGTACATCCACTACGCCGGCGGGCGCATGCCGCGGCTACGGTTCACCTCAGATACACACGATAACGGAGATACACACGGACCTGCTATGCAGGAGGCTCGGCTTTGACCCTATGGAGTTCAGGCTTAAGAACCTCATGAGGGAATTTGAAGAAGACCCTTCGGGCGGAGCCAATATCGGCAAAGCGAGGGTCATTGAATGCCTGAAACAGGGCGCCGCCGCATTTGACTGGGAGGCCCGCAGGACACCTGCGGCCATAGGCGGAAGGTTTATGAGGGGAGCCGGCTTTGCCTGCTGCACTCACGGCAACGGGTACTACAGGACGCAATATCACGATTATACGCAGATGTCGCTGAGGATATCAGAAGACGGCTCCGCTGTCCTGCGCACGTCGATACATGAGCTCGGAAGCGGCTCGACAACTGCGATGGCCCAGATAGTCGCAGAGGTCACAGGGATCGGCATTTCAAAGATAACGGTGACGGAGGGAGATACGAACTACACATCCTATGACACCGGATGCCAGGCAAGCAGGGTCATATATGTCTGCGGCGAATGCGCGAGGCTCGTCTCGGAAGAGGCGGTAAAACTGCTCTGCAGTGAGGCGTCAAAGCTTTGGGATACCCCTGTGCGCCTGATCAACGGTAAACTTTCATACAACGGCCGGACTGCGGAGATAGGCGACGCCGTCGCTGAGATCATGCTGAAAAACAGAGTCTCGATAGAGGCCCATACGGAGTACAGGCCGGAATTGAATCCGGCGTCTTTCGGGGTCCATTTTGCGGAGGTGATCGTAGATAAGCTGACAGGTCTGGTCAAAATCAATAAATACCTTGCCGTACACGATATAGGGCAGTGTATCAACCGCAGCTTTGCAGAGGGCCAGATATACGGGGGGGTGCAGATGGGAATAGGCATGGCACTCACAGAAGAGCTCGCTTTCGACAAAGACGGCAGGCCCGGAGCAAGAAATTTCGACAAATATCACCTCATCAACGCGCCCGATATGCCGGAGGTCGAGGTGCTCCTCATAGAGGACGGCGAACCTGGCGGTCCCTTCGGAGCCAAGAGCATAGGGGAGATCTCCACCGTCCCAGTCTCTGCGGCAATAGCAAACGCAGTAAACAGGGCTATGGGCACTTCAATGACATTTCTGCCGCTGACACCGGCAAAAATAGTTGCCGCGATATCAGGACAGACGGTCGTCTGAACTGCGGCAGGGAGTTTTTCAAGTAAGGGGTCCGGATGGCCGATAACGGCCATAATTTCAGCTTTATGAGGAGGAAAAATAGAATGGCAAGTGAACAGAAGAAACCCGCAGCCGAAATCAATAAGGGGATACGGTGGGAGGTATTCCTTCCTGCCTATGTCGTGGTGGCAATAGCCGCGATAGTCGGGATCGTAAACAAAGATGCTCTCACAAAGGCCAGCAACTCTTTCTTCTTCTGGTCTCTCGACAGCTTCGGCTGGCTGTACCAGCTGTCCATCATGGCAAGCGTCGTACTCGTCGCTGTCGTGACCTTTTCTAAGCTGGGGAAAATGAGGATCGGCGGCAAAGATGCCAAGCCGAAATACAGCTTTGCCACATGGTTTGCAATGACCCTCACCGGCGGGATCGCCACCGGGATCGTGACCTGGGGAGTCAACGAGCCGCTAATCTACTACGGGAATATATGGGGAGAGCTCAACCAGCTGGGGATCCCCGCAGCTTCGCCTCAGGCCGCTATTTTTGCGATCGCAAGATGTTTCTATAACTGGACGTTCGTCCCATACGCGATCTACGCACTTTGCGGACTGCTTGTCTCCTACATCTACTATCACAAGAAAGACAGCCTGACCGTGACCGCAACACTCAAACCGCTCTTCGGCGAACGCGTGGCAAGCCGCTCATCTTCGGCGGTGATCGACACGCTCTCTATGCTGGCGCTGACAATAGGCCTTGCCACAGGGCTGACGATGTGCATAACACTCGTAATAGCAGGACTCAAGGGAGCCTATGGGATCACAGAGAGCCTGCCCTTGTTTATCGGTATCGGCGCTTTGATAATCTTTGTATTCACATTTTCATCATACGTGGGACTCGATAAGGGGCTCAAGGTCATCGGCAGCCTCAATGCATGGTTCTATTACGGGCTGCTTGCGCTGCTTCTGGTGACCGGACCCACGCTTTTCATAGTCAGGATCGGCACTGCCGGACTTGCGGAGTGGATGCACAATTTCTGGCTGTGGGGACTTGACCCGATCAACATAGGCGGCGAGGCTCTGACACGTTCATGGACGCTCTTTGACTGGGCCTTCTGGGTCGGCTACGCGCCTGTCACGGGCATATTCCTTGCCATGCTCTCATACGGAAGGACGGTGCGCGAATATATGGTAGTCAACTGGATACTGCCGTCCGTTTTCGGCATCATATGGTTCTCGATATGGGGCGGAAGCGCGATCCACATGCAGATGACGGGAGGCGCGGACCTCGTAGGCGCGATCAACAGCGGCGGCGCTGTCATGGCGCTGTGGGAATTCCTAAAGA
This window encodes:
- a CDS encoding (2Fe-2S)-binding protein; the protein is MKIELTVNGRTRTAEVEATSRLIDILRDQFRLVSVKEGCGAGECGACTVLMDNEAVCSCVVPAVQADGHDITTVEGLEENGELDVIQQSFLECDAVQCGFCTPGMIMSAKALLLKKPSPSRDEIKTALAGNICRCTGYVQIVDAVETAAAHIRGKQAL
- a CDS encoding FAD binding domain-containing protein, with translation MTILIRPESIDDLLADINEYRASERHLLAGGTDWLIRNRRSLPESSVVFDMSRLKELRGIRLTGSGLLVGAMETMSSIHTNGLVRQYGAALSDAASVMGSVQIRNRATVGGNLANASPAADTPCALAALDASVMIVSPKAARTIRVENVLSASPNVNTLSDDEVVTGFNIPLRKGYISAFKKIGSRSEVSIARINMAVSLCCRDGLFSDVRVYVGTLGTAAKRCRDAEKALAQPGTDRMANFKEALAGFAEQMIPGRSTLPYKKSAIQGLGEDILAMLAVRGKAAEQYGE
- a CDS encoding molybdopterin-dependent oxidoreductase, translated to MESSTANNGRFKYIGKRILRADGKDKVQGRYNYLADERFPDALTGVLLLSPYANAVVKSIDTSAAKQTDGVEILTYLDAPQNKYNSGEWFSGQNDHRDETVLTGHARHVGDRIALVLADTEEKARKAKDLIKVEYEILPAVTDPHTAADRAGDLHEDGIREFTGSFSYGDVDSAFRTAAHIGSDTVSTPKIHHAAMETHSVLAIPRPENVIEVRTPCQIIFGVQHAIAQVLPLPLSKIRVVKVNMGGTFGGKQEVVFEVLCAWAAWRLRRPVFINTDREETIISTRTRAAVIGKVETAVDESGLILGRRFDLLVDAGAYLTGTKKVMMAMGKKTSRLYRIPALSFSGKTVRTSTTPAGACRGYGSPQIHTITEIHTDLLCRRLGFDPMEFRLKNLMREFEEDPSGGANIGKARVIECLKQGAAAFDWEARRTPAAIGGRFMRGAGFACCTHGNGYYRTQYHDYTQMSLRISEDGSAVLRTSIHELGSGSTTAMAQIVAEVTGIGISKITVTEGDTNYTSYDTGCQASRVIYVCGECARLVSEEAVKLLCSEASKLWDTPVRLINGKLSYNGRTAEIGDAVAEIMLKNRVSIEAHTEYRPELNPASFGVHFAEVIVDKLTGLVKINKYLAVHDIGQCINRSFAEGQIYGGVQMGIGMALTEELAFDKDGRPGARNFDKYHLINAPDMPEVEVLLIEDGEPGGPFGAKSIGEISTVPVSAAIANAVNRAMGTSMTFLPLTPAKIVAAISGQTVV
- a CDS encoding BCCT family transporter — translated: MASEQKKPAAEINKGIRWEVFLPAYVVVAIAAIVGIVNKDALTKASNSFFFWSLDSFGWLYQLSIMASVVLVAVVTFSKLGKMRIGGKDAKPKYSFATWFAMTLTGGIATGIVTWGVNEPLIYYGNIWGELNQLGIPAASPQAAIFAIARCFYNWTFVPYAIYALCGLLVSYIYYHKKDSLTVTATLKPLFGERVASRSSSAVIDTLSMLALTIGLATGLTMCITLVIAGLKGAYGITESLPLFIGIGALIIFVFTFSSYVGLDKGLKVIGSLNAWFYYGLLALLLVTGPTLFIVRIGTAGLAEWMHNFWLWGLDPINIGGEALTRSWTLFDWAFWVGYAPVTGIFLAMLSYGRTVREYMVVNWILPSVFGIIWFSIWGGSAIHMQMTGGADLVGAINSGGAVMALWEFLKNLPFGLGVIVIPINILIILVSFITCADATLTNIGSMCVRDVPIGTEPPAKLKALWGISVGIVAIIMAAYGGGAQGVDGVKALAAAAGFVVLFIFVIQVIAFIKVFFVDKVEE